Proteins encoded in a region of the Burkholderia ubonensis subsp. mesacidophila genome:
- a CDS encoding hemagglutinin repeat-containing protein yields MNRETYRLVYSGLRGMAVAVAETAIAAGKSAGGATRARRRGRLRGIAAAAATLLGAAPGIAPAQIAPTPGTPTHVIQTPNGLPQVNIAAPSGAGVSVNTYNQFDVQKPGAILNNSPTMVQTQQGGMINGNPNFGPGQAARIIVNQVNSTAASRLRGHVEIAGNRAEVVLANPAGIVVDGGGFINTSRATLTTGLPYYGADGSLAGYHVNRGLIAVQGAGLNASNVDQVDLISRAVQVNAAMYATTLNVLTGANRVDHRTLDATAIQGDGPAPGVSIDVSQLGGMYADRIHLVGTEHGVGVSNAGVLAAQAGDLTLHANGQLVLTGRTNASGNLSLSAQDGIRNSGKTYGQQNVSVTTGGTLSNSGALTAQRNLSLSAGTVASSGSLGAGVNQDGAVSGRGDLRVSASGRLLATGQNVAGGDVALTGGSIDLSGAKTAAMASVTLRAEAGDVDLSDATTSAQGEIHADASGTLRNDHGTLSSQAGTTMRAGSLLNRRGRISAGGPLTIDTSGQVANQGGMLVTNGALELTAGDVMNNEGTIQSDGALSISGTSLDNTAGRIVSLNSDGLSLTTTGQLTNAGRTTATGAQGGVIGGNGDVSVQAGSVVNRGSVTAMQTLQVATALLDNREGAIAADRLNVKAANLQNAHGKLTQYGDQATALDVSGTLDNSNGGTIQTNGVDLTLVPSMLNNAGGKIVHAGTGTLKLALAAGTLTNVGGTIASRGGIALSADALDNAGGTLEALGSVSARIAGELNNTRGTLTANGDMTLDAGTLTNTQDGRLSGANVRIRAGGVNNDGGRVASIAGTGGDVDIATTGAISNADGQIGATRNLSVTAGTLSGGGAYSAASNLTMHLQGDFANTPDYRFDAGHDLAFTLPGTFSNTGGLMSGNNLSVDARGIVNQGAMAAGGLLRTNSNTLANTGTLVGGSVSLAAASKLENVGPTALIGASDSNGLLELLSQNIENRDDTTATDTPALTAIYGLGRMVLAGGKDASGHYTNAARIFNRSGLIQSDGDMALHADLVTNTRREMKTAWTDQVDPALLESLGISLSGRTGQVGVKDPDSIGGVYIEPPHGGEYNSTYQYTTYTGKARANVIARFSPQAQIVSGGTLDASSVGTLQNYWSAVAAAGDIAMPGTLDNDSWRGQDAPRVEVTYTGRYWYRNYDGSKFWSYSFCNDAGCNGPADLKRHGLPDYASRFVSNGTLSGPGVSIHNPAGNATIPPIGLPPGVDIGAVGGGIDKVIASATAVDVLKHLTIPQGGLFHPNPAPNARYVIETNPAFTSQRRFMSSDYYLQQLGLNPDQTERRLGDGFYEQWLVRNQITALTGKAVLGPYTDVQALYESLLGAGAALAKSLDLPLGIGLSVEQVSQLTGNVVLMETRVVDGQSVLVPVVYLAKADQQDMSNGPLISAGNIDLKDVQSFTNSGTIRASGNMSIDGKQIDNRHGMLQSGGHMALTTRGDVDLTSANVKAGSLQLQTGGNLLLDTATQTQKQVNADGATRVTTTLGSTAHIDVAGDAAIGTGGDFRQNAGALSVGGNLGMQISGDWTLGALEVGEKKVVQRSNGVSDTDIRSAVGSSVKVGGASAIAVGSDLTAHGAQIDLGGGGAIAAGGTVTLGAASATSTVNSSSAGNEGSRSYTETYHTSDQKLTGTMLTGGDSVAIVAGKDLNVIGSTISLEKGNATLAAAGDVNIGAATETHELNAHETHSRSGVVSGSKVASGIDQTMTLSRGSLVSADGVTIASGKDLEIQGSTVVGTNDVTLNAARNATITTTQDTLQSSSYYEKKESGLMSGGGLSVSVGRSSLKTTSQSNEITNNGSTIGSLNGNLSINAGNDLHVTGSDLIAAQNISGTGANVTIDAAQNVSHRGQTQEISKSGLTLALKAPVIDAVSNAVDQSRAASKSQDGRASALHGMAAASAAWDANLAAGGLVNDLAMGKTPQFKVEVSLGSSHSKSAFTESSVTNRGSNVSAGGTAAYVATGNGQLASGNVTIAGSNVSANDVILAAKHQVNIINTTDTDSTRSTNESKSASVGVSVGTGGFGVSAAMSKANGDGNSDLATQNNSHVNAANSVTILSGGDTNIIGSNVSGNQVNADVGGNLNIASVQDTLTSAAHQSSSGVGVSVSQGGASGSFSQSKGNATGSYAGVNEQAGIQAGDGGFNINVTGNTDLKGAVIASDADASKNTLATGSLSFSDIQNQSHYDASSSGFSAGATTGDGGMNYSTHGSASGKNTGGASPMLGQHESGSDSATTKSGVSVGTVKITDSANQKQDMASLNRDTTNTNGTVSKLPDMQNLLDRQSDMMSAASAAGEVVSRRIGDYADKMVKEAVANGDQTGVDAWKEGGANRALMQGAGAALVTGLAGGNAVGGAAGAAIVSIAAGKLNELSSAIAGSDPTGNANMNQALGNIVANALATGAGGLVGGNAGAFSGHDVDRFNRQLHPEEKKWINESESAYAKKYGLTLEQAHNELTTQANLQVQNGSSGTWNQRASDFLSQAHGMLTADGNSGPGYMFYATPEQKANVEMYAKYYPNGVGMNVPGGQAITDSVSREQAYRDAYAKGTLGAAAGAVTIAVGGPIAALPGAPIFSTGGVLGSGALASPVGTGAITAGINAGSQYIQNGSIDPIGVAGAFGTGAAGSYGGLLWNVGVNAIGGATMTALNNVLNGKNESVAFGTVAGAIASVAGYGAGKFIGSSFNNLSRPTLNGNSAWSSVGQWAGSSGLNIFGPNNWSAVGASMAGSFGTEAAGAAANGIKNQTEQRR; encoded by the coding sequence ATGAACAGAGAGACCTACCGTCTGGTGTACTCCGGACTCCGGGGAATGGCGGTGGCGGTTGCGGAGACGGCAATCGCTGCGGGGAAGTCGGCCGGCGGCGCAACGCGCGCACGTCGGCGTGGCAGGTTGCGCGGCATTGCGGCGGCGGCTGCGACGCTGCTTGGCGCGGCGCCGGGGATCGCGCCCGCGCAAATCGCGCCGACGCCCGGTACGCCGACGCACGTGATCCAGACGCCAAACGGTCTCCCGCAAGTCAACATTGCCGCGCCGAGCGGAGCGGGCGTTTCGGTCAATACGTATAACCAGTTCGATGTCCAGAAACCCGGCGCGATCCTGAACAACTCGCCGACGATGGTCCAGACGCAGCAAGGCGGGATGATCAATGGCAATCCTAACTTCGGGCCAGGGCAGGCGGCACGGATCATCGTCAACCAGGTTAACAGCACGGCGGCATCCCGGTTGCGCGGCCATGTCGAGATTGCCGGCAACCGGGCCGAAGTCGTGCTGGCGAACCCTGCCGGCATCGTCGTGGACGGCGGGGGCTTCATCAACACGAGCCGCGCGACCCTGACGACCGGCCTGCCGTACTACGGCGCGGATGGTTCGCTCGCGGGCTACCACGTCAACCGCGGCCTGATTGCGGTTCAGGGTGCCGGTCTCAACGCGTCGAACGTCGATCAGGTCGATTTGATCTCACGCGCCGTTCAGGTGAACGCTGCGATGTACGCCACGACCCTGAACGTCTTGACCGGCGCGAATCGGGTCGATCATCGCACGCTCGACGCGACCGCGATTCAGGGCGATGGTCCCGCGCCGGGCGTATCGATCGACGTCAGCCAACTGGGCGGGATGTATGCGGACAGAATCCACTTGGTCGGCACGGAACACGGCGTCGGCGTGAGCAATGCCGGCGTGCTCGCGGCGCAAGCAGGCGATCTGACGCTGCACGCGAACGGCCAGCTCGTGCTGACGGGCAGGACGAATGCGAGCGGCAATCTGAGCCTGTCCGCGCAGGACGGCATCCGGAACAGCGGCAAGACCTACGGTCAGCAGAACGTATCGGTCACGACCGGCGGCACGTTGTCGAACAGCGGCGCGCTGACCGCGCAGCGAAATCTGAGCCTGTCGGCCGGAACGGTTGCATCGAGCGGTTCGCTCGGTGCCGGCGTGAATCAGGATGGCGCGGTCAGTGGCCGTGGCGACCTGCGTGTCAGTGCTTCCGGCCGACTGCTGGCGACGGGCCAGAACGTCGCCGGCGGCGACGTTGCGTTGACCGGCGGCAGCATCGATCTGTCCGGCGCTAAAACGGCCGCGATGGCAAGCGTGACACTGCGCGCCGAAGCGGGCGACGTCGATCTCAGCGACGCGACAACGAGCGCGCAAGGCGAGATTCATGCCGATGCATCCGGTACGCTGCGCAACGACCATGGCACGCTGTCGAGTCAGGCCGGCACGACGATGCGCGCTGGCAGCCTGTTGAATCGGCGCGGCCGGATTTCCGCCGGCGGGCCGCTGACGATCGACACGTCGGGGCAGGTCGCGAATCAGGGCGGCATGCTCGTGACCAACGGCGCACTGGAATTGACCGCGGGCGACGTCATGAACAACGAGGGCACGATCCAGAGCGACGGTGCCCTGTCGATATCAGGCACATCGCTCGACAACACCGCGGGTCGCATCGTGTCACTGAACAGCGACGGGCTGTCGCTCACGACAACCGGCCAACTGACGAATGCAGGCCGCACAACTGCGACGGGCGCGCAAGGCGGCGTGATCGGCGGCAACGGCGACGTATCGGTGCAAGCCGGCTCAGTCGTCAATCGCGGGAGCGTGACGGCGATGCAGACGTTGCAGGTCGCGACTGCGTTGCTTGACAACCGTGAAGGCGCGATCGCAGCCGACCGGCTGAACGTGAAGGCCGCGAATCTGCAAAATGCGCACGGTAAGCTGACCCAGTACGGCGATCAGGCCACCGCGCTCGACGTGAGCGGCACGCTGGACAACTCGAACGGCGGCACGATCCAGACGAACGGCGTGGACCTGACGTTGGTGCCCTCGATGCTGAACAACGCAGGCGGCAAGATCGTCCATGCCGGAACCGGCACGCTCAAGCTTGCGCTGGCAGCCGGCACGCTGACGAACGTGGGCGGGACGATCGCAAGCCGCGGCGGGATCGCGTTGTCGGCCGACGCGCTCGACAATGCGGGCGGCACGCTTGAGGCGCTGGGCTCGGTTTCAGCTCGGATCGCAGGTGAACTGAACAACACGCGGGGCACGTTGACGGCCAACGGAGACATGACGCTCGACGCGGGCACGCTGACCAACACACAAGACGGCAGGCTGAGCGGAGCGAATGTCCGGATTCGTGCGGGTGGCGTCAACAACGATGGCGGCCGGGTCGCCAGCATCGCCGGCACTGGCGGCGACGTCGACATCGCGACGACGGGTGCGATCTCCAATGCAGACGGTCAGATTGGCGCCACGCGCAATCTTTCGGTAACGGCCGGCACGCTGTCCGGAGGCGGCGCATATAGCGCGGCAAGCAACCTGACGATGCACCTGCAAGGCGACTTTGCGAATACGCCCGACTACCGGTTCGACGCAGGGCACGACCTCGCATTCACGCTGCCCGGCACGTTCAGCAACACCGGCGGGTTGATGAGCGGGAACAATCTGAGCGTCGACGCGCGGGGCATCGTCAACCAAGGCGCGATGGCGGCGGGTGGCCTGTTGCGCACGAACTCGAACACGCTCGCGAACACCGGCACGTTGGTGGGCGGCAGCGTGTCGCTCGCAGCCGCTTCGAAGCTGGAGAATGTCGGCCCGACTGCGCTGATCGGCGCGTCGGACAGCAACGGCCTGCTCGAATTGCTGTCGCAGAACATCGAGAACCGCGACGACACGACGGCGACCGATACCCCCGCGCTGACCGCAATTTACGGCCTCGGCCGCATGGTGCTGGCGGGCGGCAAGGACGCGAGCGGTCATTACACGAACGCGGCGCGCATCTTCAACCGGTCGGGGCTGATCCAGTCGGACGGCGACATGGCGCTGCACGCGGACCTCGTGACGAACACCCGGCGCGAGATGAAGACGGCGTGGACCGATCAGGTCGATCCGGCGCTGCTCGAAAGCCTGGGCATCAGCCTGAGCGGCCGGACCGGACAGGTCGGGGTGAAGGACCCGGACAGCATCGGCGGCGTGTACATCGAACCGCCGCACGGTGGCGAGTACAACAGCACGTACCAGTACACGACCTATACGGGGAAGGCGCGGGCCAATGTGATCGCGCGGTTCAGCCCGCAGGCGCAGATCGTTTCCGGCGGGACGCTGGACGCGTCGTCGGTCGGCACGCTGCAGAACTACTGGAGCGCGGTGGCGGCGGCCGGCGACATCGCGATGCCCGGCACGCTCGACAACGACAGTTGGAGGGGCCAGGACGCCCCGCGCGTCGAGGTGACCTACACGGGACGCTACTGGTACCGCAATTACGACGGGAGCAAGTTCTGGAGCTATTCGTTCTGCAACGATGCGGGATGCAACGGGCCGGCGGACCTGAAACGCCATGGACTGCCGGACTACGCATCGCGCTTCGTATCGAACGGCACGCTGAGCGGTCCGGGCGTGAGCATCCACAATCCGGCCGGGAACGCGACCATTCCACCGATCGGGTTGCCGCCGGGCGTCGACATTGGCGCGGTGGGCGGCGGCATCGACAAGGTCATCGCGAGCGCAACGGCAGTTGACGTGCTGAAGCACCTGACGATTCCGCAGGGCGGGTTGTTCCATCCGAATCCGGCGCCGAACGCTCGCTACGTGATCGAGACGAATCCTGCGTTCACGAGCCAGCGGCGTTTCATGTCGAGCGACTACTACCTGCAACAGCTCGGACTGAATCCGGACCAAACGGAACGGCGGCTCGGCGACGGCTTCTACGAACAGTGGCTCGTGCGCAACCAGATCACGGCGCTGACAGGCAAGGCGGTGCTCGGGCCGTACACGGACGTGCAGGCGCTGTATGAATCGCTGCTCGGAGCCGGCGCGGCACTGGCGAAATCGCTCGACTTGCCGCTCGGGATTGGATTGTCCGTCGAACAGGTGTCGCAACTGACGGGCAACGTGGTGCTGATGGAAACGCGCGTCGTCGATGGGCAGTCGGTGCTCGTGCCCGTCGTCTATCTGGCGAAGGCCGATCAGCAGGACATGAGCAACGGGCCGCTGATCTCGGCCGGCAACATCGACCTGAAGGACGTGCAGTCGTTCACGAACAGCGGCACGATCAGGGCTTCGGGCAACATGTCGATCGACGGCAAGCAGATCGACAACCGCCACGGCATGCTGCAAAGCGGCGGCCACATGGCGCTGACGACACGGGGCGACGTCGATCTGACGTCGGCGAACGTGAAGGCGGGCAGCCTGCAATTACAGACTGGCGGCAATCTGCTTCTCGATACTGCTACGCAGACGCAGAAACAAGTCAATGCTGATGGCGCCACGCGCGTGACGACGACGCTCGGGTCGACAGCCCACATCGACGTCGCGGGCGACGCGGCAATCGGGACAGGCGGCGACTTCCGGCAGAACGCCGGTGCGTTGTCGGTAGGCGGCAACTTGGGGATGCAAATCAGCGGCGACTGGACGCTCGGCGCGCTGGAAGTAGGCGAGAAGAAAGTGGTCCAGCGTTCGAACGGTGTGTCGGATACCGACATCCGCAGTGCGGTGGGCAGCAGTGTGAAGGTCGGCGGCGCGTCGGCGATCGCGGTCGGCAGTGATCTGACGGCACACGGCGCGCAGATCGATCTTGGTGGTGGCGGCGCGATCGCGGCAGGCGGCACCGTGACGCTTGGGGCCGCGAGCGCAACGTCGACGGTGAACAGCAGCAGCGCCGGCAACGAGGGGAGCCGCAGCTATACGGAGACCTACCACACGTCGGATCAAAAGCTGACGGGCACGATGCTGACCGGTGGTGACAGCGTCGCAATCGTGGCGGGCAAGGATCTGAACGTGATCGGCAGCACGATCAGTCTGGAGAAAGGCAACGCGACGCTCGCGGCGGCCGGCGACGTGAATATCGGCGCGGCGACCGAGACGCACGAACTGAACGCACACGAGACGCATAGTCGCAGCGGCGTGGTGAGCGGATCGAAGGTTGCAAGCGGGATTGACCAGACGATGACGCTGAGCCGGGGCAGCCTGGTGTCAGCCGACGGCGTGACGATCGCGAGCGGCAAGGATCTCGAAATCCAGGGCAGCACGGTGGTCGGGACGAACGACGTGACGCTGAACGCGGCGCGCAACGCGACGATCACGACGACGCAGGATACGCTGCAATCGTCCAGCTACTACGAGAAGAAGGAATCGGGGTTGATGTCGGGCGGCGGGCTGTCGGTGTCGGTTGGCCGCAGTTCGCTGAAGACGACCAGCCAGTCGAATGAGATCACGAACAATGGCAGCACGATCGGCTCGCTGAACGGCAACCTGAGCATCAACGCGGGCAACGACCTGCACGTGACCGGCAGCGACCTGATCGCCGCGCAGAACATCAGCGGCACGGGCGCGAACGTGACGATCGATGCGGCGCAGAACGTGAGTCATCGCGGCCAGACGCAGGAAATCTCGAAGAGCGGCCTGACGCTGGCGTTGAAGGCGCCGGTGATCGACGCGGTGTCGAATGCGGTCGACCAGTCGCGCGCGGCGAGCAAGAGTCAGGACGGCCGGGCCTCGGCATTGCATGGAATGGCGGCGGCCAGCGCCGCATGGGATGCGAACCTTGCCGCAGGCGGCCTTGTCAACGATCTGGCGATGGGCAAGACGCCCCAATTCAAGGTCGAGGTCAGTCTCGGCAGCAGTCACAGCAAAAGCGCGTTCACCGAGAGCAGCGTGACGAACCGAGGCTCGAACGTGAGCGCGGGCGGTACGGCCGCGTACGTGGCGACCGGGAACGGCCAGCTGGCCAGCGGCAACGTGACGATCGCGGGTTCGAACGTAAGCGCGAACGACGTGATTCTGGCGGCGAAGCATCAGGTCAACATCATCAATACGACCGATACCGATTCGACACGCAGCACGAACGAATCGAAGAGCGCGAGCGTGGGCGTGTCGGTCGGCACGGGTGGCTTCGGCGTATCGGCGGCGATGTCGAAGGCCAACGGCGACGGCAACAGCGATCTCGCGACGCAGAACAACAGCCATGTGAACGCCGCGAACAGCGTGACGATCCTGTCGGGCGGCGACACGAACATCATCGGGTCGAACGTCAGCGGGAATCAGGTGAATGCCGATGTGGGCGGGAACCTGAACATCGCCAGCGTGCAGGATACGTTGACGAGCGCCGCGCATCAGTCGAGTTCGGGCGTCGGAGTCAGCGTCAGCCAAGGCGGCGCTAGCGGGAGTTTCAGCCAGAGCAAGGGCAACGCGACGGGCAGCTATGCGGGCGTGAACGAGCAAGCGGGGATTCAGGCGGGAGACGGCGGGTTCAACATCAACGTCACGGGCAATACCGATCTGAAGGGGGCGGTGATCGCGAGCGATGCGGATGCGTCGAAGAACACGCTGGCGACGGGCTCACTCTCCTTCTCGGACATCCAGAATCAGTCGCACTACGATGCGAGCTCGAGCGGCTTCAGCGCAGGTGCGACGACCGGCGACGGCGGGATGAACTACAGCACGCATGGCAGCGCGTCGGGCAAGAACACAGGCGGTGCGTCGCCGATGCTGGGGCAGCACGAGAGCGGCAGCGATAGCGCGACAACGAAGAGCGGCGTGAGCGTGGGCACGGTCAAGATTACGGATTCAGCGAATCAAAAGCAGGACATGGCGAGCCTGAACCGGGATACGACGAACACGAACGGAACCGTATCGAAGCTGCCGGACATGCAGAACCTGCTGGACAGGCAGTCGGACATGATGTCGGCGGCGAGCGCGGCAGGTGAGGTGGTGTCGCGGCGGATTGGGGACTACGCCGACAAGATGGTGAAGGAGGCTGTCGCCAATGGCGACCAGACAGGCGTCGACGCGTGGAAGGAGGGTGGTGCGAATCGTGCGCTGATGCAGGGTGCGGGCGCGGCGCTGGTGACGGGGCTTGCTGGCGGGAATGCGGTCGGTGGTGCGGCTGGCGCGGCGATTGTGTCGATCGCGGCGGGCAAGCTCAATGAACTGAGCAGTGCGATCGCGGGTAGTGATCCGACCGGCAACGCCAATATGAATCAGGCGCTGGGCAACATCGTGGCGAATGCGCTGGCGACCGGTGCAGGTGGCCTCGTGGGCGGCAACGCTGGCGCGTTCTCGGGACACGACGTCGATCGGTTCAATCGGCAGTTGCATCCGGAAGAGAAGAAATGGATCAACGAAAGTGAATCGGCGTACGCGAAGAAATACGGTTTGACACTCGAGCAGGCGCATAACGAACTCACGACGCAGGCGAATTTGCAAGTGCAGAATGGCTCATCGGGTACCTGGAATCAACGCGCGAGTGACTTCCTGAGTCAGGCTCACGGCATGCTGACGGCCGATGGCAATAGCGGCCCGGGGTACATGTTCTATGCGACGCCGGAGCAGAAGGCGAATGTGGAGATGTACGCGAAGTACTATCCAAACGGCGTAGGGATGAATGTACCGGGAGGGCAGGCCATCACGGATTCGGTGAGCCGGGAGCAGGCGTATCGCGACGCGTATGCGAAGGGGACGTTGGGTGCGGCGGCGGGTGCGGTGACGATAGCGGTAGGTGGCCCGATAGCGGCGTTGCCGGGAGCGCCGATATTTAGTACGGGCGGGGTGTTGGGTTCGGGGGCGCTGGCGTCGCCGGTTGGGACCGGGGCGATCACGGCCGGTATCAACGCGGGCTCGCAGTATATCCAGAACGGCAGTATTGATCCGATCGGCGTGGCGGGAGCATTCGGTACGGGCGCAGCGGGTTCGTATGGGGGATTGCTGTGGAACGTGGGCGTGAATGCGATTGGCGGAGCGACGATGACTGCGCTCAATAATGTCCTGAACGGGAAAAATGAAAGTGTTGCGTTCGGTACAGTGGCCGGTGCGATCGCTTCGGTAGCCGGTTATGGGGCGGGCAAGTTTATTGGTTCGAGCTTCAATAATCTTTCGCGACCGACACTTAACGGAAATTCGGCATGGTCAAGTGTTGGACAGTGGGCTGGGTCATCGGGGTTGAATATATTTGGACCTAACAACTGGTCTGCCGTAGGTGCATCAATGGCCGGGAGCTTCGGAACTGAAGCGGCAGGTGCAGCGGCGAATGGGATAAAGAACCAAACGGAGCAAAGGAGATGA
- a CDS encoding phage integrase family protein → MKIARNRQLSERQGAALARMAASPVEAPQPEHALDGQVVPQLVARLAATDVATFADLLALLRERRRRWYRTVLGYEQGKRKFLS, encoded by the coding sequence ATGAAGATCGCGCGCAATCGCCAGCTGAGCGAACGGCAGGGCGCGGCGCTCGCACGGATGGCGGCGAGTCCCGTCGAGGCGCCGCAGCCCGAGCACGCGCTCGATGGCCAAGTCGTACCCCAACTCGTTGCGCGGCTCGCGGCCACCGACGTCGCGACGTTTGCCGACCTGCTCGCGCTGCTCCGCGAGCGGCGTCGGCGCTGGTATCGCACGGTGCTGGGATATGAGCAAGGTAAGCGCAAATTCCTGTCATAA
- a CDS encoding coiled-coil domain-containing protein, translating to MANPTNFTNRAEQINRAIEDEVAAIRAAGTWQFPARDARIVSCYVNKIEGAYDVERAKRDTDNAIDLLYIAYNTTPQEEGDIRVKISGIMDNLIQAQQKSQRTMDEAMRTADHVLLLLKNTLPDWGDAKDDSDVAAAVKAFAGSDLLDVVKKVRGKALDLNAKLNLIAKDYDDIILQTTEATSNSEVVLGRRLKNKDKIEKEIRETNAERERLDSLVKDLQEDVIRFDKLARDYEARANTAEERAFIMQIVKVGAQMVSSVIPAVAMAFSGGSMGSALGSAARITSGETTGPKVADNTKEAIKTREDISRAKADREKADAKVKEAQTQIVAVRKSLREAEGVAESGDTDLDEAQPGEDVDKESDSGAVREIKGRLKKAKSELEKNQAKSDKLAASLAALQASLDALSQGLGELSQEQKDSAASLREIQMKMLDKAESYEKERRTQAAELVKINALLTGKRTEEETIQLAIRSLNISLSALKRTKEIVVEIAFFFKSFADFMDQISREADLGIELLGTAAEKKKIGASSLANLIEFTDAFFLKQAGEWHATYVVSEKFNACFSSGWTKLNKLTGRYITGDELRSYLETAAARLRVIAEEYEVAARNKIANLDRYRKELRGDSGAEATKTA from the coding sequence GTGGCAAATCCGACTAATTTCACAAACCGGGCCGAGCAGATCAACAGGGCGATCGAAGACGAGGTTGCTGCTATTCGCGCGGCGGGCACCTGGCAATTTCCGGCACGCGACGCTCGAATAGTCTCGTGTTACGTCAACAAGATAGAAGGTGCGTATGACGTCGAACGCGCGAAAAGAGACACCGACAACGCGATTGATCTTCTCTATATCGCGTACAACACCACGCCTCAGGAAGAGGGGGACATCCGCGTCAAGATCAGCGGAATCATGGACAATCTGATCCAGGCACAGCAGAAGAGCCAGCGCACGATGGACGAGGCGATGCGGACGGCCGATCACGTTCTGTTGTTGTTGAAGAACACCTTGCCGGACTGGGGCGACGCCAAGGACGACAGTGACGTGGCCGCCGCGGTGAAGGCATTTGCCGGCAGCGATTTGCTCGACGTGGTCAAGAAGGTCCGCGGGAAGGCCTTGGATCTCAACGCGAAACTCAATCTGATCGCGAAGGACTACGACGACATCATTCTCCAAACGACCGAAGCGACGTCGAACAGCGAGGTGGTGCTCGGTCGACGCTTGAAGAATAAGGACAAGATCGAAAAGGAGATTCGCGAGACGAATGCGGAGCGGGAACGTCTGGACTCCCTCGTCAAAGACCTGCAGGAGGATGTCATTCGATTCGACAAACTGGCACGGGACTACGAGGCGCGAGCCAATACGGCGGAGGAACGCGCATTCATCATGCAGATCGTCAAAGTCGGGGCTCAGATGGTTTCCTCGGTCATTCCGGCCGTTGCGATGGCCTTCTCCGGCGGTTCCATGGGATCGGCTCTCGGGAGCGCTGCGCGCATTACGTCTGGCGAGACGACTGGACCCAAGGTCGCGGATAACACGAAGGAAGCCATCAAGACCCGGGAAGACATATCCAGGGCAAAGGCGGATCGCGAGAAAGCCGACGCGAAGGTCAAGGAGGCGCAGACTCAGATCGTCGCCGTGCGCAAATCGCTGCGTGAGGCGGAGGGCGTTGCCGAGAGCGGTGACACCGACCTGGACGAAGCACAACCCGGAGAGGATGTCGACAAAGAAAGTGACAGTGGGGCCGTCAGGGAAATCAAGGGCCGGCTGAAGAAGGCGAAAAGCGAGTTGGAGAAGAATCAGGCGAAGTCCGACAAGCTGGCCGCCAGCCTGGCTGCGCTGCAGGCATCGCTGGATGCCTTGTCGCAGGGCCTGGGTGAACTCTCGCAGGAACAGAAGGACAGTGCGGCCAGCCTGCGAGAGATCCAGATGAAGATGCTCGATAAAGCCGAGTCTTATGAGAAGGAGCGACGCACGCAGGCGGCGGAACTCGTCAAGATCAATGCGTTGTTGACGGGCAAGCGCACGGAGGAGGAAACCATCCAGCTTGCGATCAGGTCGCTGAACATCAGCCTGAGCGCGCTGAAGCGTACCAAGGAGATCGTCGTCGAGATCGCTTTCTTCTTCAAGTCGTTCGCGGACTTCATGGACCAGATCTCGAGGGAGGCTGACCTGGGCATCGAATTGCTGGGAACGGCGGCAGAGAAGAAAAAGATTGGCGCGAGCAGCCTCGCCAATTTGATCGAGTTCACGGATGCGTTCTTCCTGAAGCAGGCCGGTGAATGGCACGCCACCTACGTCGTGTCGGAGAAATTCAACGCGTGTTTCAGCTCCGGCTGGACGAAGCTGAACAAATTGACCGGGAGATACATCACGGGCGACGAACTCAGGTCTTATCTCGAAACCGCCGCTGCAAGGTTGCGGGTAATTGCTGAGGAGTATGAAGTAGCGGCAAGGAACAAGATCGCCAATCTCGACCGGTATCGCAAGGAACTGCGCGGCGATAGCGGGGCGGAGGCGACGAAGACCGCATGA
- a CDS encoding ribbon-helix-helix domain-containing protein produces the protein MRTTQQMSITLPNEMADGVRQRVASGAYATESEVIRDALRALAARDRAVDAWLRETGVPAADALDADPSRALLVADVRAPLAKRRASSR, from the coding sequence ATGCGCACCACCCAGCAAATGAGCATCACGCTCCCGAACGAGATGGCCGACGGCGTGCGGCAGCGGGTCGCCAGCGGTGCCTATGCGACCGAGTCGGAAGTGATCCGCGACGCGTTGCGCGCGCTCGCTGCACGCGACCGGGCAGTCGATGCGTGGCTGCGCGAGACCGGCGTGCCGGCGGCCGACGCGCTCGACGCGGATCCGTCGCGCGCGCTGTTGGTGGCCGACGTCCGCGCGCCGCTCGCCAAACGGCGCGCGTCGTCGCGTTGA
- a CDS encoding type II toxin-antitoxin system RelE/ParE family toxin: MSAPSYRVVFSPEAHDQLAALEDAIAAGAPRTPAEYVDAIVTFCEQLARFPAHGVPRDDLLNGLRVTHYRSRTVIAYRISGDQVAILGVYYGGQDYVADFRASFDD, from the coding sequence TTGAGCGCCCCGAGCTACCGCGTCGTCTTCTCCCCGGAGGCGCACGACCAACTGGCCGCGCTCGAGGACGCGATCGCCGCCGGCGCGCCGCGCACCCCGGCCGAGTACGTCGACGCGATTGTCACTTTCTGCGAGCAGCTCGCGCGCTTCCCCGCCCACGGCGTGCCGCGCGATGACCTGCTCAATGGCCTGCGCGTCACGCATTACCGCAGTCGCACCGTGATCGCGTATCGGATCAGCGGCGACCAGGTCGCGATCCTCGGCGTCTACTATGGCGGCCAGGATTACGTCGCGGATTTCCGCGCCAGTTTCGACGATTGA